The Aspergillus flavus chromosome 6, complete sequence nucleotide sequence aaaccaaCCCCTTTGGAAAATCCGAAAATCCAAAACTCAGAAATGAAACGGCAACAGAATGCCGATCGGGAAGATCGCAAGAAGAATCAAACGTATTCCGTCAACTCCAGTATTTTCCTCGACGGAGTTGAGTGAGTGAACTCCAGTTCGCTGGTCGATCGACAAACTGAAACCCCCGCTGGGCAGGGCGTTTCAGCCAATCCCTTCCGTTGGTTTCATGGGTCGTTCATGTCGCTTAGAAGGTAGTCGGGCAATTTAGCGTAGGGCCAACGTAGTTTTTTCGCAGTGATCCACTCCCTTGGGCTGGAGTCAACGCGGTGATGTCACGGATCGACGCAACTATTGCTTTCTGAGACTGACCACGCGAGACACTATCGATTATTGTGTTTTTCCCCGGGGAGGCAGAGAGACGCGGTGCCGTCATTGGTGTGGATTCGGTCTCTCATCTGGGGTGGGTTTTATCCATTGGCGCCAGTAAAATCCCGCAGAGTGAGGAACTGCTCCATGTGTCAGTGGACTGTGGGTAAAGCCGTACAGGGGACGAAACTGTGTGGTAGCGAGAGTGTCATGTTGTTGTTTCGAAGATCGCAAGAATGGTTCGGGTTGCGCGATGGAAATTGACTGCCGACGGGATCGGCACCTGATCACAGGAGCCCTCATTGAGTACAATCCCATAGTCATTCCAATCGTGATCGGACTTCAAACATCACAGGAGAAATACAAATACTATAATGTCCGAAACCATAAATATCCTGTCTCATcctagaaaaaagaaagacagtaTCAGACACGTCAATTGACTCCACCCACGCCACCAAAACATTTATAGTGTTTTGCACCCACCAATTCCAAATCGACCCCTCGAAAAATAAAGGGATGTCATCGCAGACCACGAGTTCATCCCTTCCTTGCTGGCCAGATATTAATATCCCACTGCAAGCATACCGGACACTACACGCTTCTAGAATGACGGGTGCAGGACCCTCTCTTTACCCTGGCCAGGTACAAATGTACGTACTAAAACAGATTCTTTTTTGCTAGACTTATGTAAGCAGTTATCGGTTCTTTCTGAATTGGGAAGGTTGACAGGACCGATGGATACCACAGAGTCACGGACAAGATTTCTCgagtacacagtacataAGGTTCCAGTCACTATTCAACAGATACTTCTAACACGATACAAGATATTCTATACAGATAACAAGTACTTGCCCGCATTTCTTGCTATCGCGTTCCTGTTGCGTCATAGGATGACATCAACTTGAGCACATAGGGCTGTACCCAACTTTCAACTTCTATAAATCGTTTACCCAGCTCACATCTAGAATTGAAGTAATATACAATCACAAAGTAATAGGGAAAGTAATTACACCATGCAATCTGTCTTGAAGCCAATCATTGGCCCTAAAAAGGAGATTCACGACCTCTCCGGTCGAGTCGCTCTGATCACCGGAGGGGCGTTGGGTATCGGGTTAGTCTCCTCCCATACAACTACACCCCAATAGAATTAATTGACTGATAAAATCATCAGCTATGAAGTCGCCCGCGCATTCGTGCTCAACGGAGCGCGAGTGATCATGGTGAAccggaaagaagaacaaggccaaGCAGCCATCGACAAGATCAAGGAGGAAGCCGGTGCGGACGCAAAGATTGAATGGGTACCATGCGACATGGGAAACTTGGCACAAATCAAAGAAGTATTCACCGGTATCCGTGAGCGGGAGGAGAGGCTTGACCTGGTATGTTCAGCTTAGGTCTATGCTCGCTATGTGTTCAAGTGTGTTAATGCCTACACCGTATAGCTCATTCTTTCTGCTGGAATCAACGCCAACCAGTACGGCGAGACGCATGATAAGATTGATCGCCACTTCCAGGTGAACTGGCTGGGCCAATTCTACGTCTGCAACTTACTCTTCCCACTGATCCGGAAGACATCCAAATTACCCGATACGCCTGCTCCTCGCATTGTCTGGGAGACATCCGAGCAGCACCGTGCCGCGCCTAAGGTAGTCCATTTCGGATCTCTGGACGAGATCAATAACCCTGCGATTGACAACACGGAGCTATACGGCCGGTCGAAACTAGCCATCATCCTCGGTGTCAAGTATGGATTTTTGGATCGAGTGATTAAGCCCAATGAAGATAACATATATGTGCTTTCTGTACATCCTGGTGCGGTGAGTATTCCAGGTACATGATATTACGCAATCTACATAGCTGATAACAGAGTACCAGGTCAACACAACCATGCAGCAACAGTGGAAGGACGCATATCCAGGGCTCCTGGGGAAGGTTCTCACGACGGCGATGCTGGCTATCGGTCGCGATGTGGAACAGGGCGCCTTTAGTGCGCTTTGGGCAGCGACAAGTCCAGAAATCGAGGAGAAGAGTTGGAACGGTTACTATTTCTCTGATTCTGCACAACCTGGAAAGGAAACGAGCCAGGCTTCGGATCCTACTCTGGGGGCGTCCCTATGGGATATGAGCCATCGGATTATCCAGGATAAGGTCGGCAAGGATGCGATTGTAGATTGGAATTCTAGCAAGTCTTGATGGTTTGCTTAATCCTTACTTTCATTTTgtgtattattttattcatttGTTTGCAGCAATTACCGCATCAATTTGATACGATATGCTTTTAGTATACATATCTTGATATTCCGCATTTACAAATTCTGTAGTATTTGTACAGACCACGGTTGCTCTTCAACGAGTTCCACAAATCTATAGACATCACCATGGCTATTATCCATAATCCATATAGATAACCcattaaaatagtatttagatttaaaCAAGATACTCATAGATAGCTCCATCTCGCACGACAGTATAGATTATGTCAAGCGTGTCGCCACTCGGCCAAAATAATCTTAGGTATTTGGTCGTGCCTTCAACCGAATAATACGGCCAACAACTTATATACAATTTATTGAGCCAAAAGTATTGCAACACACTTGGCGCAACGCGCGTCCCGCACCAAAGCAACTTTAACCACCTACCTACCGTACAACCAAAATGAAGGTCCTTTTGAATCTTGATGAATATACGAAGCCTAGATCTGAGTTTTTATTGTGCAATGCGCTGTTTTACTAGAAGACGTAagattttcttcttatttttcttaacaaaaatatatatatatatatatatatattgattaatTTTCACTAGGGTAAAGAACTTGATACATATG carries:
- a CDS encoding dehydrogenase with different specificitie (short-chain dehydrogenase), with amino-acid sequence MQSVLKPIIGPKKEIHDLSGRVALITGGALGIGYEVARAFVLNGARVIMVNRKEEQGQAAIDKIKEEAGADAKIEWVPCDMGNLAQIKEVFTGIREREERLDLLILSAGINANQYGETHDKIDRHFQVNWLGQFYVCNLLFPLIRKTSKLPDTPAPRIVWETSEQHRAAPKVVHFGSLDEINNPAIDNTELYGRSKLAIILGVKYGFLDRVIKPNEDNIYVLSVHPGALITEYQVNTTMQQQWKDAYPGLLGKVLTTAMLAIGRDVEQGAFSALWAATSPEIEEKSWNGYYFSDSAQPGKETSQASDPTLGASLWDMSHRIIQDKVGKDAIVDWNSSKS